One Leopardus geoffroyi isolate Oge1 chromosome B1, O.geoffroyi_Oge1_pat1.0, whole genome shotgun sequence DNA window includes the following coding sequences:
- the CISD2 gene encoding CDGSH iron-sulfur domain-containing protein 2, whose protein sequence is MVLESVARIVKVQLPAYLKRLPVPESLTGFARLTVSEWLRLLPFLGVLALLGYLAVRPFLPKKKQQKDSLINLKIQKENPKVVNEINIEDLCLTKAAYCRCWRSKTFPACDGSHNKHNELTGDNVGPLILKKKEV, encoded by the exons ATGGTGCTGGAGAGCGTGGCCCGTATCGTGAAGGTGCAGCTCCCCGCCTATCTAAAGCGGCTCCCTGTCCCCGAGAGCCTTACCGGGTTCGCCCGTCTCACAG TTTCAGAATGGCTTCGGTTATTGCCTTTCCTTGGTGTACTTGCACTACTTGGCTACCTTGCAGTTCGTCCATTCCTCCCGAAGAAGAAACAACAGAAGGATAGCTTGATTAAtcttaaaatacaaaaggaaaatccCAAAGTGGtgaatgaaataaacattgaagattTGTGTCTCACTAAAGCAGCTTATTGTAGGTGTTGGCGTTCTAAGACG tttCCTGCCTGTGATGGTTCACATAATAAACACAATGAGTTAACAGGAGATAATGTGGGTCCactaatactgaagaagaaagaagtatAA